A genomic region of Megalobrama amblycephala isolate DHTTF-2021 linkage group LG6, ASM1881202v1, whole genome shotgun sequence contains the following coding sequences:
- the creb1b gene encoding cyclic AMP-responsive element-binding protein 1b, protein MTMESGADAQQGADTAVSENENQQLTQAQIATLAQVTMAAGHASATGPTVTLVQLPNGQTVQVHGVIQAAQPSVIQSPQVQTVQISTVAESEDSQESVDSVTDSQKRREILSRRPSYRKILNDLSSDAPGVPRIEEEKSEEDTAPAITTVTVPTPIYQTSSGQYIAITQGGAIQLANNGTDGVQGLQTLTMTNAAAAQPGTTILQYAQTSDGQQILVPSNQVVVQAASGDVQAYQIRTAPTSTIAPGVVMASSPALPSQGGAEEATRKREVRLMKNREAARECRRKKKEYVKCLENRVAVLENQNKTLIEELKALKDLYCHKSE, encoded by the exons ATGACCATGGAGTCGGGAGCCGATGCCCAGCAGGGTGCAGACACTGCGGTCTCTGAAAATGAGAACCAACAGCTCACACAGGCCCAAATCGCCACTCTTGCACAG GTAACGATGGCTGCCGGACATGCAAGTGCCACAGGGCCTACTGTCACCCTGGTGCAGCTGCCCAATGGTCAGACAGTGCAGGTCCACGGAGTTATCCAGGCAGCTCAAccttcagtcattcagtcaccACAGGTGCAAACTGTCCAG ATTTCTACAGTAGCGGAGAGTGAGGACTCACAGGAGTCAGTGGACAGTGTGACCGACTCTCAAAAACGAAGAGAGATCCTTTCTAGACGCCCCTCATATAG GAAAATCCTGAATGACCTGTCATCAGACGCTCCAGGAGTTCCGAGAATCGAAGAAGAGAAATCTGAGGAGGACACTGCGCCTGCCATCACTACAGTGACAGTGCCAACCCCAATATATCAGACCAGCAGCGGCCAGTACA TCGCCATTACACAGGGTGGAGCCATTCAGCTTGCAAATAATGGCACAGATGGAGTGCAGGGATTGCAGACTCTCACCATGACAAATGCAGCAGCAGCCCAGCCAGGGACCACCATCTTGCAGTACGCCCAGACCAGTGATGGTCAGCAGATACTGGTGCCCAGCAATCAAGTAGTGGTACAAg CTGCTTCTGGAGATGTGCAGGCCTATCAAATTCGTACTGCCCCAACCAGCACAATTGCTCCAGGTGTGGTCATGGCATCCTCCCCGGCCCTGCCAAGCCAAGGTGGTGCTGAAGAGGCCACGCGCAAAAGGGAAGTCCGCCTCATGAAAAAcag AGAGGCTGCTCGTGAGTGCCGTCGGAAGAAAAAGGAATATGTCAAGTGTCTGGAGAACCGTGTGGCCGTTTTGGAGAACCAGAACAAAACACTCATCGAGGAGCTCAAGGCACTCAAAGACCTGTACTGTCACAAATCAGAGTGA